The proteins below are encoded in one region of Streptomyces roseirectus:
- a CDS encoding DNRLRE domain-containing protein: MKPSQTDLTTPPTRTRRTTSTAVTTIAALTSLTLLAAAAPATAEEPPAPAPQAPAITEANTPEAAIAAAQSGHRRVEVLERRTESSTTWAAPDGHLVTELTSGPTRMLRNGNWVDVDATLTRRPDGSVAAKAHPQELRLAGGGGVRASSVAAAATAPDSANRDLVTLGMGSRRMAVQWKGGLPAPAVSGHKAVYQQAVPGADLVVDATRDGFEQFLVLKDRPAQDKAPWTVPLTLPGLDATQQDDGSVSFKDRKSGEEVGLMPAPVMWDAQTDPRSGEHTHSARVPMTLSQNGDTVELTLAPDPAFLSAEDTVYPVTIDPATDALGTLFDTFVQDGDTTDQSSSTDLKLGWPGDYADTAKTRKRIARSYMTWDTSVFADALVSSAKLSLYNYHSWSCEARPWEVWAANGADADTRWGNQPARTQKIATSTETRGASCKNAGWVSADVTSLAQTWASAKADEGHIALKAADESDTFAWKRFYSSESTAEQIPQLTVSYNYRPRTGTNLQAGPPFYSQGGIYRVNTTTPTLRFTPEDSNNDDQVRGTYQITDTATGKVVTSVVADPVPTGETSKVQVPAGKLTNGRTYSFRTTTDDGTHWANGWSDPVTFTVDTALRMTPELTSLSAVNTALDAADVTPATTSDSAYAAVAATGTTTVGVPWGTSDAISVKSAERGSMTMGLPTAVQPRGVALNGSVVYVSPDGPVDTVAQPTLEGGVRTFQVIKNATAPHEYTSAMKLPAGATLTPFDGGTVLVSSGTDENTVVHGLIDAPWARDADGKAVPTSYRVEGDKLVQTVDFSAATAFPVVVDPKLTFGLNIYFNATSVEWKAYSMAATTAGWGGWLYGCTVAKLPAKLAGIGKMVCGAAGLNAWKNLVNWLKQIKNWNLAAGGCYQIKLWGSSKLTKVSKKNCR, from the coding sequence ATGAAACCTTCACAAACGGACCTGACTACTCCGCCCACCCGCACTCGCCGCACGACCAGCACCGCTGTCACCACAATCGCGGCCCTAACCTCCCTTACCCTCCTCGCCGCAGCCGCCCCCGCGACCGCCGAGGAACCCCCCGCCCCCGCCCCCCAGGCCCCCGCGATCACAGAAGCGAACACCCCGGAAGCCGCCATAGCCGCGGCCCAGTCGGGCCACCGCAGGGTCGAGGTGCTGGAACGCCGGACGGAGTCCTCCACCACCTGGGCCGCCCCGGACGGACACCTCGTCACGGAACTCACCTCGGGCCCCACCCGCATGCTGCGCAACGGCAACTGGGTAGACGTGGACGCGACACTGACCCGGCGACCCGATGGGAGCGTCGCCGCCAAGGCGCACCCCCAGGAACTCAGGCTCGCCGGGGGCGGCGGCGTGAGGGCCAGTTCGGTCGCCGCCGCAGCCACCGCCCCGGACTCCGCCAATCGCGACCTCGTCACGCTCGGCATGGGAAGCCGCCGCATGGCGGTGCAGTGGAAGGGCGGGCTGCCCGCACCGGCCGTCAGCGGACACAAGGCCGTCTACCAGCAGGCGGTACCCGGCGCCGACCTCGTCGTAGATGCAACGCGCGACGGATTCGAGCAGTTCCTCGTACTCAAGGACCGCCCAGCTCAGGACAAGGCACCGTGGACCGTGCCGCTGACGCTGCCGGGACTCGACGCGACGCAGCAGGACGACGGTTCGGTGTCGTTCAAGGACCGGAAGTCGGGCGAGGAGGTGGGCCTCATGCCCGCCCCGGTGATGTGGGACGCGCAGACGGACCCGCGTTCGGGCGAGCACACCCACTCCGCGCGCGTGCCGATGACGCTGTCCCAGAACGGCGACACCGTCGAACTCACCCTCGCTCCGGACCCGGCCTTCCTGTCCGCCGAGGACACCGTGTACCCGGTGACGATCGACCCGGCGACGGACGCTCTCGGCACGCTGTTCGACACGTTCGTCCAGGACGGCGACACCACCGACCAGTCCTCGTCGACGGACCTGAAACTCGGCTGGCCCGGCGACTACGCCGACACCGCCAAGACCCGTAAGCGCATTGCCCGTTCGTACATGACCTGGGACACCTCAGTCTTCGCGGACGCCCTCGTCAGCAGCGCGAAACTGTCGCTGTACAACTACCACTCGTGGTCGTGCGAAGCGCGCCCCTGGGAGGTGTGGGCCGCGAACGGCGCCGACGCCGACACCCGTTGGGGCAACCAGCCCGCACGCACGCAGAAGATCGCCACCTCGACCGAGACACGCGGCGCCTCCTGCAAGAACGCGGGCTGGGTGAGCGCGGACGTCACCTCACTCGCCCAGACCTGGGCGAGCGCGAAGGCCGACGAGGGGCACATCGCGCTCAAGGCGGCGGACGAGTCCGACACCTTCGCCTGGAAGCGCTTCTACTCGTCCGAATCGACCGCCGAGCAGATCCCCCAGCTGACGGTCAGCTACAACTACCGCCCCCGGACGGGCACCAACCTCCAGGCCGGGCCCCCCTTCTACTCCCAGGGAGGCATCTACCGGGTCAACACCACCACGCCCACCCTGCGCTTCACCCCGGAGGACTCCAACAACGACGACCAGGTGCGCGGCACCTACCAGATCACCGACACGGCCACGGGCAAGGTCGTCACGAGCGTGGTCGCCGACCCCGTACCCACGGGTGAGACGTCCAAGGTCCAGGTACCGGCAGGCAAGTTGACCAACGGCCGCACCTACTCCTTCCGGACTACCACGGACGACGGCACCCACTGGGCCAACGGCTGGTCCGACCCCGTCACCTTCACCGTCGACACCGCCCTGCGCATGACCCCGGAACTGACGTCCCTGTCCGCCGTCAACACCGCTCTGGACGCCGCCGACGTCACCCCGGCCACCACCAGCGACAGCGCCTACGCGGCCGTCGCCGCCACCGGCACCACGACGGTCGGCGTCCCCTGGGGCACCTCGGACGCCATCAGCGTCAAGTCCGCCGAACGCGGCAGCATGACGATGGGACTGCCGACGGCGGTACAACCGCGCGGCGTCGCCCTCAATGGCAGCGTCGTGTACGTCAGCCCCGACGGCCCTGTCGACACGGTGGCCCAGCCGACGCTGGAGGGCGGCGTCCGCACCTTCCAGGTCATCAAGAACGCCACCGCGCCGCACGAGTACACCTCCGCGATGAAGCTGCCGGCCGGCGCGACCCTCACCCCGTTCGACGGCGGAACCGTCCTGGTCTCCTCCGGCACGGACGAGAACACGGTGGTCCACGGCCTCATCGACGCGCCGTGGGCCCGGGACGCCGACGGCAAGGCGGTGCCCACGTCGTACCGCGTCGAAGGGGACAAGCTCGTCCAGACCGTCGACTTCAGCGCGGCCACGGCCTTCCCTGTGGTGGTCGACCCCAAACTGACCTTCGGCCTGAACATCTACTTCAACGCCACGAGCGTCGAATGGAAGGCGTACAGCATGGCCGCGACCACGGCCGGCTGGGGCGGCTGGCTGTACGGCTGCACCGTCGCCAAGCTGCCCGCCAAGCTCGCGGGGATCGGCAAGATGGTCTGCGGTGCCGCAGGGCTCAACGCCTGGAAGAACCTCGTCAACTGGCTCAAGCAGATCAAGAACTGGAATCTGGCGGCGGGCGGCTGTTACCAGATCAAGCTCTGGGGGTCGAGCAAACTGACCAAGGTCAGCAAGAAGAACTGCCGATGA
- a CDS encoding CocE/NonD family hydrolase, which translates to MRRPSPRRLLAGAAAVAVLAGAGTWTAVASDGEPAVRETARTMDVDGVKLDTSYFTTAGTKKRPAVLLAHGFGGSKDDLKGQAEDLARDGYAVLTWSARGFGKSTGKIGLNDPKAEVADVSKLIDWLAKQPQVELDKTGDPRVGVAGGSYGGAISLLAAGYDNRVDAIAPSITYWNLADALFPDGVFKKLWTGVFFNTAGGCAKFEPALCAMYDRVAESGVPDAQARQLLEERSPSAVGTRIKVPTLLLQGQTDSLFTLAQSDAAAKAIKANGAPVDVDWIAGGHDGGNLESDRVQSRVRTWFDRYLKDDKSADTGPAFRITRTGGIDSTDGAAQLRGASAAEYPGLANDTRTVRLTGAQQTFTNPPGANPPAISALPGLGAGSGGLSQLSSLGVGLSLDFPGQYAAFTSAPTRDDLRVTGSPTATVHVKSTTDDAVLFAKVYDVSADGRTQVLPSQLVTPIRVTGAKAGKDVTLTLPAIDHRIEKGHRLRLVLASTDLGYASPAAAATYTVSLAGDALKIPTAPDVKTAASALPAWVWWLPLAGTAVAAALLLTARRRTATPAPDPDHSEVPLQITGLTKKYKGGDRYSVRDLTFTVEKGQVLGLLGPNGAGKTTTLRMLMGLIKPDGGEIRVFGHAIRPGAPVLSRVGAFVEGAGFLPHLSGRENLDLYWRATGRPAEDAHMDEALEIAGLGDALARAVRTYSQGMRQRLAIAQAMLGLPDLLILDEPTNGLDPPQIREMREVMIRYAAQGRTVIVSSHLLSEVEQSCTHLVVMDRGQLVQAGPVAEIVGSGDTLLVGTTTPVEEPVVEKIAALPGIASAVTTDDGILVRLGPDGTAKRLITELIRLDVPVESVGPHRRLEDAFLTLIGGSA; encoded by the coding sequence ATGAGGCGGCCCTCACCACGGCGCCTGTTGGCCGGCGCGGCGGCGGTGGCCGTGCTGGCGGGAGCCGGTACGTGGACGGCGGTCGCGTCGGACGGTGAACCGGCGGTGCGGGAGACGGCCCGCACGATGGACGTGGACGGCGTGAAGCTGGACACGTCGTACTTCACGACGGCCGGCACGAAGAAGCGCCCCGCCGTCCTGCTCGCGCACGGCTTCGGGGGCAGCAAGGACGACCTGAAGGGGCAGGCGGAAGACCTCGCCCGAGACGGGTACGCCGTGCTCACCTGGTCCGCGCGAGGCTTCGGCAAGTCGACCGGCAAGATCGGGCTGAACGACCCGAAGGCCGAGGTCGCGGACGTCTCGAAGCTGATCGACTGGCTCGCGAAGCAGCCGCAGGTCGAGCTGGACAAGACGGGCGACCCGCGCGTGGGCGTGGCCGGCGGTTCGTACGGCGGCGCGATCTCCCTCCTCGCCGCCGGATACGACAACCGCGTCGACGCGATAGCCCCGTCCATCACGTACTGGAACCTCGCCGACGCCCTCTTCCCGGACGGCGTGTTCAAGAAACTCTGGACCGGCGTCTTCTTCAACACGGCGGGCGGCTGCGCGAAGTTCGAGCCGGCGCTGTGCGCGATGTACGACCGCGTCGCCGAGTCCGGCGTCCCGGACGCGCAGGCGCGCCAGCTCCTCGAAGAGCGCTCGCCCTCGGCGGTCGGCACCCGCATCAAGGTCCCGACCCTCCTGCTCCAGGGCCAGACCGACTCCCTCTTCACCCTCGCCCAGTCCGACGCGGCGGCGAAGGCGATCAAGGCGAACGGCGCCCCGGTGGACGTCGACTGGATCGCCGGCGGCCACGACGGCGGCAACCTGGAGTCGGACCGCGTCCAGTCCCGCGTCCGCACCTGGTTCGACCGCTACCTGAAGGACGACAAGTCCGCCGACACGGGCCCGGCGTTCAGGATCACCCGCACCGGCGGCATCGACTCCACGGACGGCGCGGCCCAGCTGAGGGGCGCGAGCGCGGCCGAGTACCCCGGCCTGGCGAACGACACCCGGACCGTCCGACTGACCGGCGCGCAGCAGACGTTCACCAACCCGCCCGGCGCCAACCCGCCCGCCATCTCCGCCCTCCCCGGCCTCGGCGCCGGCAGCGGCGGCCTCTCCCAGCTCTCCTCCCTCGGCGTCGGCCTCTCCCTCGACTTCCCGGGCCAGTACGCGGCGTTCACCTCCGCACCGACCCGCGACGACCTCCGCGTCACCGGCTCCCCGACCGCCACCGTCCACGTCAAGTCGACGACCGACGACGCCGTCCTCTTCGCGAAGGTGTACGACGTCAGCGCGGACGGCCGCACCCAGGTCCTCCCCTCCCAACTGGTCACCCCGATCCGCGTCACGGGCGCCAAGGCGGGCAAGGACGTCACCCTCACCCTCCCGGCGATCGACCACCGCATCGAGAAGGGCCACCGCCTCCGCCTGGTCCTCGCCTCCACAGACCTCGGCTACGCCTCCCCGGCGGCAGCGGCGACGTACACGGTCTCGCTGGCCGGCGACGCTCTGAAGATCCCGACTGCCCCGGACGTGAAGACGGCCGCCTCCGCCCTCCCCGCCTGGGTCTGGTGGCTCCCCCTCGCCGGCACGGCCGTCGCCGCGGCCCTCCTCCTGACGGCCCGCCGCCGCACGGCGACCCCCGCCCCGGACCCGGACCACAGCGAGGTCCCCCTCCAGATCACCGGCCTGACGAAGAAGTACAAGGGCGGCGACAGGTACAGCGTCCGCGACCTCACCTTCACGGTCGAGAAGGGCCAGGTCCTCGGCCTCCTCGGCCCCAACGGCGCGGGCAAGACGACGACCCTGCGCATGCTGATGGGCCTCATCAAGCCCGACGGCGGCGAGATCCGCGTCTTCGGCCACGCGATCCGCCCCGGCGCCCCCGTCCTCTCCCGCGTCGGCGCGTTCGTCGAGGGCGCCGGCTTCCTCCCGCACCTCTCGGGCCGCGAGAACCTGGACCTGTACTGGCGGGCGACCGGCCGCCCCGCCGAGGACGCCCACATGGACGAGGCCCTGGAGATCGCCGGCCTCGGCGACGCCCTCGCGCGCGCGGTCCGTACCTACTCGCAGGGCATGCGCCAGCGCCTGGCCATCGCCCAGGCCATGCTGGGCCTGCCGGACCTGCTGATCCTGGACGAGCCGACCAACGGCCTCGACCCGCCGCAGATCCGCGAGATGCGCGAGGTGATGATCCGCTACGCCGCCCAGGGCCGCACGGTCATCGTCTCCAGCCACCTCCTGTCCGAGGTCGAGCAGTCCTGCACGCACCTCGTGGTCATGGACCGGGGGCAGCTCGTTCAGGCGGGCCCGGTCGCCGAGATCGTCGGCTCCGGCGACACCCTCCTCGTCGGCACGACGACGCCCGTCGAGGAACCGGTCGTCGAGAAGATCGCCGCCCTCCCGGGCATCGCCTCGGCGGTCACGACGGACGACGGCATCCTGGTCCGCCTCGGCCCCGACGGCACCGCGAAACGCCTGATCACCGAGTTGATCCGGCTCGACGTGCCGGTGGAGTCCGTCGGCCCGCACCGCCGCCTGGAGGACGCCTTCCTCACCCTGATCGGAGGTTCCGCATGA
- a CDS encoding ABC transporter permease gives MSTLTETASGYRASSTLPLKVELARQLKRRRTLIMGGILAALPFVLWIAFMIGGTPDGRDGQVTLMDTATASGANFAAVNLFVSAGFLLVIPVALFCGDTVASEAGWSSLRYLLAAPVPRARLLWSKLVVGLGLSLAAMILLPLVALAVGTAAYGWGSLDLPTGGALAPGTAAQRLLIVVAYIFVSQLVTAGLAFWLSTRTDAPLGAVGGAVGLTIVGNVLDQVTALGDWRHFLPAHWQYAWADAVQPTPEWAGMAQGASVSVTYAVILFALAFRGFARKDVVS, from the coding sequence ATGAGCACGCTCACCGAGACGGCCTCCGGCTACCGGGCGTCGAGCACCCTGCCCCTGAAGGTCGAACTAGCCCGCCAGCTGAAGCGCCGCCGCACGCTGATCATGGGCGGCATCCTCGCCGCCCTCCCGTTCGTGCTGTGGATCGCGTTCATGATCGGCGGCACCCCGGACGGCCGCGACGGCCAGGTCACCCTGATGGACACGGCGACGGCGTCGGGCGCCAACTTCGCCGCCGTGAACCTCTTCGTGTCGGCGGGCTTCCTGCTGGTCATCCCGGTCGCCCTGTTCTGCGGGGACACCGTCGCCTCGGAGGCCGGCTGGTCCTCCCTGCGCTACCTCCTCGCGGCGCCCGTCCCGAGGGCCCGGCTGCTGTGGTCGAAGCTGGTGGTCGGCCTCGGCCTCAGCCTCGCCGCGATGATCCTGCTCCCGCTGGTCGCCCTCGCCGTCGGCACCGCCGCCTACGGCTGGGGCTCCCTGGACCTGCCGACGGGCGGCGCGCTCGCCCCGGGCACGGCCGCGCAGCGGCTCCTGATCGTCGTCGCCTACATCTTCGTCTCCCAACTGGTCACCGCCGGGCTCGCGTTCTGGCTCTCGACCAGGACGGACGCCCCGCTCGGCGCCGTCGGCGGCGCGGTCGGCCTGACGATCGTCGGCAACGTCCTCGACCAGGTCACCGCCCTCGGCGACTGGCGCCACTTCCTGCCCGCGCACTGGCAGTACGCCTGGGCCGACGCCGTCCAGCCCACCCCCGAGTGGGCGGGCATGGCCCAGGGCGCGTCCGTCTCGGTGACCTATGCGGTGATCCTCTTCGCCCTCGCGTTCCGGGGGTTCGCGAGGAAGGACGTGGTCTCGTAA
- a CDS encoding AMP-dependent synthetase/ligase: MGVRRDLRRAKQRTDLAARTALDLVRDEHGTVREARVPSLTAPLTTGSVADLPYRNATEAPADVILKRRDPDGTWRPITAAEFAAEVTAVAKGLIAAGVEPGARVAVMSRTRYEWTVLDFAIWAAGGVTVPVYATSSAEQVEWIVRDSGARHVITENPANTATVVEATAAHEPKLWELDAGALADLRNLGREVDDDEVTRRRKELTPDATATICYTSGTTGRPKGCVLTHTNLHEEAGNVLELLHPVFKAVTGRTASTLLFLPLAHIMGRVLQIACLTGRIEVGHFPSVKPDELRPALKEFRPTFIVGVPYLFERIHDTGRATAEKIGRGASFDRAERIGVRFAEQYLAHFLGQTPKGPGLKLYAAWALYDVLVYRRIRKELGGRLNYAISGGSPLDRTLNLFFQAAGIIVYEGYGLTETTAAATMIPPLEPRPGTVGRPVPGTAIRIADDGEVLIRGGAVFPAYWNNPEATQQVLKGGWFETGDLGALDDDGYLTITGRKKDLLVTSGGKNVSPAVLEDRLRSRSPVGQCLVVGDNRAFIAALITLDPDAIAHWLAVRGLPADTPFTELAADPSLRETVQAAVDYANQAVSRAESIRAFTLVDGEFTEANGMLTPSLKVKRDVVTRAYAEQIEAIYRK, encoded by the coding sequence ATGGGCGTACGCAGGGATCTCAGGCGAGCCAAGCAGCGCACCGACCTCGCGGCCCGTACCGCCCTGGACCTGGTCCGGGACGAGCACGGCACGGTCCGCGAGGCCCGCGTCCCCTCGCTCACCGCCCCCCTGACCACCGGCAGCGTCGCCGACCTCCCGTACCGGAACGCCACCGAGGCCCCGGCCGACGTCATCCTCAAACGCCGTGACCCCGACGGGACTTGGCGCCCGATCACGGCCGCCGAGTTCGCCGCCGAGGTCACCGCCGTCGCCAAGGGCCTGATCGCCGCCGGCGTCGAACCGGGCGCCCGCGTCGCGGTCATGTCCCGCACCCGGTACGAGTGGACCGTCCTCGACTTCGCGATCTGGGCGGCCGGCGGCGTCACCGTCCCCGTCTACGCCACCTCCTCCGCCGAACAGGTCGAGTGGATCGTCCGCGACTCCGGCGCCCGGCACGTCATCACCGAGAACCCCGCCAACACCGCCACCGTCGTCGAGGCCACGGCCGCCCACGAACCGAAACTCTGGGAACTCGACGCCGGAGCCCTCGCCGACCTGAGGAACCTCGGCCGCGAGGTGGACGACGACGAGGTCACCAGGCGCCGCAAGGAACTCACCCCCGACGCCACCGCGACCATCTGCTACACCTCAGGTACTACGGGTCGCCCCAAGGGATGCGTCCTCACCCACACCAACCTCCACGAGGAGGCGGGCAACGTCCTCGAACTCCTCCACCCCGTCTTCAAGGCCGTCACCGGCCGCACCGCCTCCACCCTCCTCTTCCTGCCGCTCGCCCACATCATGGGCCGCGTCCTGCAGATCGCCTGCCTCACCGGCCGCATCGAGGTCGGCCACTTCCCGAGCGTCAAACCCGACGAACTCCGGCCCGCCCTCAAGGAGTTCAGGCCCACCTTCATCGTCGGCGTCCCTTACCTCTTCGAGCGCATCCACGACACCGGCCGCGCCACCGCCGAGAAGATCGGCCGGGGCGCCTCCTTCGACCGCGCCGAACGCATCGGCGTCCGCTTCGCCGAGCAGTACCTCGCCCACTTCCTGGGGCAGACCCCCAAGGGTCCCGGCCTCAAGCTGTACGCCGCCTGGGCCCTGTACGACGTCCTCGTCTACCGCCGCATCCGCAAGGAGCTCGGCGGCCGGCTCAACTACGCGATCAGCGGCGGCAGTCCGCTCGACCGCACCCTGAACCTCTTCTTCCAGGCCGCCGGCATCATCGTCTACGAGGGCTACGGGCTCACCGAGACGACGGCCGCCGCGACCATGATCCCGCCGCTGGAACCGCGCCCCGGCACGGTCGGCCGCCCGGTCCCCGGCACCGCGATCCGCATCGCCGACGACGGCGAGGTCCTGATCAGGGGCGGCGCCGTCTTCCCCGCCTACTGGAACAACCCCGAGGCCACGCAGCAGGTCCTCAAGGGCGGCTGGTTCGAGACCGGCGACCTCGGCGCGCTCGACGACGACGGCTACCTCACCATCACCGGCCGCAAGAAGGACCTCCTCGTCACCTCCGGCGGCAAGAACGTCTCCCCGGCCGTCCTGGAGGACCGCCTGCGCAGCCGCAGCCCCGTCGGCCAGTGCCTCGTCGTCGGCGACAACCGCGCCTTCATCGCCGCCCTCATCACCCTCGACCCCGACGCGATCGCCCACTGGCTCGCCGTCCGGGGGCTCCCCGCCGACACCCCCTTCACCGAACTCGCCGCCGACCCCAGCCTGCGCGAGACCGTCCAAGCGGCCGTCGACTACGCCAACCAGGCCGTCTCCCGCGCCGAGTCCATCCGCGCGTTCACCCTGGTGGACGGCGAGTTCACCGAGGCCAACGGCATGCTCACCCCGTCCCTGAAGGTCAAGCGGGACGTCGTCACCCGCGCCTACGCCGAACAGATCGAGGCGATCTACCGCAAGTAG
- a CDS encoding rodlin, giving the protein MKKLWATAAVAASVAGIAAGAAPQALAIGDDSGTTSASGNGASQEFGNSATFGDMSPQLSLVQGSLNKPCIGLPAKLNAGSIVGLVPIAVQDINVLSAPQNQQCVENSTQAKGDEPLSHILDDISALSGNGAANG; this is encoded by the coding sequence ATGAAGAAGCTGTGGGCAACCGCCGCTGTAGCCGCTTCCGTAGCCGGTATCGCGGCCGGTGCCGCGCCCCAGGCGCTGGCCATCGGTGACGACAGCGGCACCACCTCCGCCAGCGGCAACGGCGCCTCGCAGGAGTTCGGCAACTCCGCCACCTTCGGCGACATGAGCCCGCAGCTCTCGCTGGTCCAGGGTTCGCTGAACAAGCCCTGCATCGGTCTGCCGGCCAAGCTCAACGCCGGTTCGATCGTCGGCCTCGTGCCGATCGCGGTCCAGGACATCAACGTCCTGTCGGCGCCGCAGAACCAGCAGTGCGTGGAGAACTCGACGCAGGCCAAGGGCGACGAGCCGCTGTCGCACATCCTGGACGACATCTCCGCCCTGTCGGGCAACGGCGCGGCCAACGGCTGA
- a CDS encoding LCP family protein, which yields MTSDRHRAKRNLLSRRSVLPAVVLTTAGALLTGAALPAAHSAPRRPLNVLVLGTDERDTITTAEKRRFHAGGEPCGCSDSMMLVHFSARRDRVSVVGLPRDSLATVPTYRDDAGRTRRAHPAKLNSAYQEGGPELAVKTVSAMTGVKIDKYLQVDFRRFMDTVNQVGGVEVCTPRRLRDRTTKLDLRPGKHRLKGGPALQYVRSRHVDGSADLGRIQRQQRFLVQALRGLSARGLLADPVRTVKWARTLLGSGPQGFTAVELVRLAGELRKVTVSATEFTTVPIAGFNPVRGDVGSTLAWDGKKARAVFGKLAKDQPLVVKRANPRPKDPPSPVGAPVPVRGSAYACR from the coding sequence GTGACGAGCGACAGACACAGAGCCAAGAGAAACCTTTTGTCACGGCGGTCGGTCCTGCCCGCCGTCGTCCTCACCACGGCGGGCGCCCTCCTCACCGGCGCCGCCCTCCCCGCAGCCCACTCCGCGCCCCGGCGTCCCCTGAACGTCCTGGTGCTGGGCACCGACGAGCGGGACACCATCACGACCGCCGAGAAGCGGCGCTTCCACGCGGGCGGCGAGCCCTGCGGCTGCTCCGACTCGATGATGCTGGTCCACTTCTCGGCCCGCCGGGACCGGGTCAGCGTCGTCGGTCTGCCCCGCGACTCCCTCGCGACGGTCCCGACGTACCGGGACGACGCCGGCCGCACCCGCCGCGCGCACCCCGCCAAGCTCAACTCCGCCTACCAGGAGGGCGGTCCGGAGCTGGCGGTGAAGACGGTGTCGGCGATGACCGGCGTGAAGATCGACAAGTACCTCCAGGTGGACTTCCGGCGCTTCATGGACACCGTGAACCAGGTCGGCGGCGTCGAGGTGTGCACGCCCCGGCGGCTGCGGGACCGCACGACGAAGCTCGACCTGCGCCCCGGCAAGCACCGGCTGAAGGGCGGGCCCGCGCTCCAGTACGTGCGCTCGCGGCACGTCGACGGCAGCGCCGACCTCGGCCGTATCCAGCGTCAACAGCGTTTCCTGGTCCAGGCGTTGAGAGGGCTGAGTGCGCGCGGGCTGCTCGCTGATCCGGTGCGGACGGTCAAGTGGGCGCGGACGTTGCTTGGTTCGGGGCCGCAGGGGTTCACGGCCGTCGAACTCGTGCGGCTCGCCGGTGAGTTGCGCAAGGTGACGGTGAGCGCGACGGAGTTCACGACCGTGCCGATCGCCGGCTTCAACCCCGTGCGCGGGGACGTCGGTTCGACGCTCGCGTGGGACGGGAAGAAGGCGCGGGCGGTGTTCGGGAAGCTCGCCAAGGATCAGCCGCTGGTGGTGAAGCGGGCCAATCCCCGGCCGAAGGACCCGCCGAGTCCGGTGGGGGCGCCGGTGCCGGTGCGCGGGAGCGCGTACGCCTGCCGGTAG
- a CDS encoding rodlin, whose protein sequence is MIKKVLAAAAVAASVVGAGAGPALAIGNDHGTTSASGNGASQSFGNSATYGNMSPQMALIQGSLNKPCIGLPAKVNAGSIVGLVPIAVQDINVLSSPQNQQCVENSTQAKGDEPLSHILDDISVLAGNGAANH, encoded by the coding sequence GTGATCAAGAAGGTACTCGCCGCTGCCGCTGTCGCCGCGTCCGTCGTCGGCGCGGGCGCCGGCCCGGCCCTCGCCATCGGCAACGACCACGGCACCACCTCCGCGAGCGGCAACGGCGCTTCCCAGTCGTTCGGCAACTCGGCGACCTACGGCAACATGAGCCCGCAGATGGCGCTCATCCAGGGCTCGCTCAACAAGCCCTGCATCGGTCTGCCGGCCAAGGTCAACGCCGGTTCGATCGTGGGCCTCGTGCCGATCGCGGTCCAGGACATCAACGTCCTGTCCTCGCCGCAGAACCAGCAGTGTGTCGAGAACTCGACGCAGGCCAAGGGCGACGAGCCGCTGTCGCACATCCTCGACGACATCTCGGTCCTCGCGGGCAACGGCGCGGCCAACCACTGA
- a CDS encoding rodlin gives MLKKAMAVAAVAASVVGASAAVAPQALAIGDDSGTTSASGNGAHSKFGNSVTKGDMSPQATLVQGSVNKLCAGVPLKANVGSVVGVVPIAVQDIPILSAPQNQQCVENSTQAKGDEPLSHILSDISALSGNGVSNG, from the coding sequence ATGCTGAAGAAGGCAATGGCCGTGGCGGCGGTAGCCGCGTCCGTCGTCGGCGCGAGCGCGGCGGTGGCCCCCCAGGCGCTTGCCATCGGGGACGACAGCGGGACCACCTCCGCCAGCGGCAACGGCGCGCACTCCAAGTTCGGCAACTCGGTGACCAAGGGCGACATGAGCCCCCAGGCCACCCTGGTCCAGGGCTCGGTCAACAAGCTCTGCGCCGGCGTGCCGCTCAAGGCCAACGTGGGCTCCGTCGTCGGCGTGGTGCCGATCGCCGTCCAGGACATCCCGATCCTGTCGGCGCCGCAGAACCAGCAGTGCGTCGAGAACTCGACCCAGGCCAAGGGCGACGAGCCGCTGTCGCACATCCTCAGCGACATCTCCGCGCTGTCGGGCAACGGCGTCTCCAACGGCTGA
- a CDS encoding chaplin — translation MKKSAAVIAGLVLALGGAAPAFADAGAEGAAIGSPGVLSGNVVQIPVHVPVNVCGNTVNVIAALNPAFGNTCVND, via the coding sequence ATGAAGAAGAGCGCTGCCGTCATCGCGGGCCTGGTACTGGCGCTGGGCGGGGCGGCCCCGGCCTTCGCGGACGCGGGCGCCGAGGGTGCGGCCATCGGCTCGCCGGGTGTCCTGTCCGGCAACGTCGTCCAGATCCCGGTCCACGTCCCGGTCAACGTCTGCGGCAACACCGTCAACGTGATCGCGGCCCTGAACCCGGCGTTCGGCAACACCTGCGTCAACGACTGA